The Nitrospirota bacterium genome segment TAAATTATTGTGATTTTTCAAAACACTGGGATTACAAAGAATTCTTAAATTTTATAAGAAGCAGGCATTCGGACGGAGCAATATCCGCATACAGAGGGTTTCATCCGCATATGATGGGCGCCACAAACTATGCATTTATACGCGAGGAAAATCTGCAAATGCTTGAGATTAAGGAAAAAGAGCCTTTCACTAACAACCGTATGGAGGAATATGCATCTGACGGAACATACTATTTTAAGAAAGGGTTGTACGTTAAGAAATATTTTAAACAACTGATGGAAGAAGAGCTCAATATAAATGGCGAATATTATATAAGCATGGTCTACAATCTCATGAGGAGAGACCTTTTAAATATTTCAATATACGAAATTCAGCACATGCTTCAGTGGGGAACACCCCGGGACCTTGAGGAATATCAGCGCTGGTCGGATTATTTCAGAAAGATTATAACACCCTGTCAAAACATAAGACCTCAGAACAACAGCATCAACCTGATCCCTCTGGCAGGAGCAGGCAGCAGATTTGCCAAAGAAGGCTATAAAGACCCCAAACCGCTTATCAGAGTAAATAATAAGCCTATGGTGATACAAGCGGCGAATTCTCTGCCCTTATCTGAGAAAAATATATTTATATGCCGGTCAGAGCATCTGAATAATTACCCGCTAAAGCAGGAGATCCGCAAGGTTTATCCGCAGGCCAAAGTTGTTGCGATTGACAGGTTGACAGAGGGGCAGGCATGTACCTGTGAAATAGGACTAAAGGATGAAAATCTTGAATCTCCCCTGTTAATCGGCGCATGCGATAACGGAATGCTGTGGGATAAGGATAAATACACCGAATATCTGAACAGCAATGATGTGGATGCGATAGTCTGGAGTTTCAGGCGTTATCCGCAGACAGAGAGAAATCCGCAGATGTACGGCTGGATTAAAGTCGCTGACAACGATTATGTATCAGGGGTTTCTGTGAAAAAGCCTGTTTCAGAAGACCCGCTTAAGGACCACGCAATAGTAGGCACATTTTATTTTAAAAAAGCAGGGTATTTTATTGAGTCTCTGAAAAGGCTGTATGCCAGGAATATCAGGGTCAACAACGAGTTTTATGTTGACAGCTGTGTTAATGAGATGGTTGAAATGGGACTTAAGGTAAAAGTATTTGAGGTGGACTATTACATCGGCTGGGGCACGCCGGATGAATTAAGGACCTATGAATACTGGCAGAGCTTTTTCCATAAATGCTCCTGGCATCCGTACAGTATTGAAAGGGATATTACAGCCGGATAAGAGATTCCGGAGTTATATGAGAAAGACAAAAAAGGAAATTAAGAGATTTATTGCAGTAGGGCTGCTGGCAGTCGGAACGGACCTGTCTGTTTACACCCTTTTGCTTAACTTTTTGACACATTCCCCTGCCAAGGCAGTTTCGTTCATAAGCGGAACGATTGTCGCCTATCTGTTAAATAAATACTGGACCTTTGAACAGAAAAAAAAGTCTTTTTCAGAAGCGGTGCGGTTTGCCGCGCTTTATGCCTCAACATTGGGCGTAAATGTTGCTGTAAACAAAATCAGCCTTATGCTTTTGCCTATGTGGATATTTTTTGCATTTCTTGCGGCAACAGGCACAAGCACTATCCTGAATTTTCTCGGTCAGAAATTCTGGGTATTTAACAGGGAAGGAGTTTTAAATGGGGAATCCTGATTTTTTTAAGAACTTTTTTGACAATACAGGCTATCTTTTTACTGAGACAAGCGCGGCCAGTAAAACCCCGCGTTCTTATAAGATACCTGCGGCAGCCGGGCTTTTATTTTTATTGGTCTGCCTGTTGTTTCTTGAACTGCGTGATAACTATTATTTTGTCCAGGATGATAATCTTGTGCAGTTTCTTCCGACTATTATTCAGGGGTGCCGGGCTTTTTTTGAAGAAGGCGTATTCCCGACGTGGAATCCTTATCAGATAATGGGTTCTCCGACAAGCAATCTCGGAGTTTATTCGCTCACATACCCGCTTACTTATATTTCTTACTTCATTTCAGAGACTTTATTTGATAATGAATATCTGACCATAGAGGTGTTTGCCTTTATCCACTTCATCCTCGGGTATCTTGCGGCAGTCTGGATGTGCAGGCTCAGCAGGATGAATCCGGTTCTTGCCGTGGTTGCAAGCCTCTGCTTTATAATGTCCGGTTATAATTTTATTATCGGAAGGTCCTGGTATTATATGCTGCCTGTGATGTTATGGCTGCCGCTCCTGGCAGTGTCAGTGATAAAATTCAGAAGAGGCGCAGTGTCGTTTAAATGGATATTATTTACCGGCGTCGTAATAGGGATGT includes the following:
- a CDS encoding NTP transferase domain-containing protein — encoded protein: MAGTGKRFLDAGYTAPKPLIEVDGRTVIEHIVNLFPGESKISFICNSQHMKETNIVEILKNTAPTCKIYEIPPHKKGPVYTVSFIFDRIDDNDEVIINYCDFSKHWDYKEFLNFIRSRHSDGAISAYRGFHPHMMGATNYAFIREENLQMLEIKEKEPFTNNRMEEYASDGTYYFKKGLYVKKYFKQLMEEELNINGEYYISMVYNLMRRDLLNISIYEIQHMLQWGTPRDLEEYQRWSDYFRKIITPCQNIRPQNNSINLIPLAGAGSRFAKEGYKDPKPLIRVNNKPMVIQAANSLPLSEKNIFICRSEHLNNYPLKQEIRKVYPQAKVVAIDRLTEGQACTCEIGLKDENLESPLLIGACDNGMLWDKDKYTEYLNSNDVDAIVWSFRRYPQTERNPQMYGWIKVADNDYVSGVSVKKPVSEDPLKDHAIVGTFYFKKAGYFIESLKRLYARNIRVNNEFYVDSCVNEMVEMGLKVKVFEVDYYIGWGTPDELRTYEYWQSFFHKCSWHPYSIERDITAG
- a CDS encoding GtrA family protein; amino-acid sequence: MRKTKKEIKRFIAVGLLAVGTDLSVYTLLLNFLTHSPAKAVSFISGTIVAYLLNKYWTFEQKKKSFSEAVRFAALYASTLGVNVAVNKISLMLLPMWIFFAFLAATGTSTILNFLGQKFWVFNREGVLNGES